In a genomic window of Ranitomeya imitator isolate aRanImi1 chromosome 5, aRanImi1.pri, whole genome shotgun sequence:
- the LOC138638889 gene encoding sterile alpha motif domain-containing protein 12-like, giving the protein MAASSQGLMSQESEDEEIWEKPVSDWSVQDVCSWLQYGPLQNAAGLVQAAYSHHISGRALLRLTDNLLQRMGIQQNLHQSILVEVLELKLQQEIQQLLLITDGGPCCVMPLTVPWCITLEVHFVPGGGLFSGV; this is encoded by the exons GGTTTGATGTCACAGGAATCGGAGGATGAGGAGATATGGGAGAAGCCAGTCAGTGACTGGTCAGTACAAGATGTCTGCTCATGGCTGCAGTATGGACCCCTACAGAACGCGGCCGGCCTGGTCCAGGCAGCATATTCCCATCACATCTCAG GACGGGCTCTGCTGAGGCTGACGGATAACCTGTTGCAGAGGATGGGAATTCAACAGAATTTGCATCAATCAATTCTTGTTGAAGTCTTAGAGCTGAAGCTCCAGCAGGAAATCCAGCAGCTGCTGCTGATCACGGATG GAGGACCATGCTGTGTCATGCCATTGActgtcccctggtgtataaccttgGAGGTCCATTTTGTGCCAGGTGGTGGACTGTTCTCGGGTGTATAG